The nucleotide window GAGATGCCGACTCGTCCGTTCGAGAGGTTATCGACGACGGACCACTCTTCGGCGACGCGGATCGGATTATGCAGCGGCAGCACGACGCTTCCGGCGCGAATCTGCACGCGCTCGGTGATCGCCGCAATCGCCGCGCTCGTCACCGACGGATTGGGATACAATCCGCCGAAGGCGTGGAAGTGGCGCTCCGGCGTCCAGACCGCCGTAAAGCCGTGCCGATCGGCGAACTTCGCGCCCTCCATCAGCAGGCGATACTGGGTGCGCGTATCGGCGCGATCGTCGCTGGCAAAGTAGAAGAGGCTGAACTGCATCGGCTTGTCGGCGTGGGCGCTGCTCTGCGCCTGGCTGTAGTCGGCCTCGCGCTGCACTACCACCTGGAAGCCGCGCGTCAGGGTCCAGAACAGCTCAAGCACCGAGATGTCAAACGAGATACTGGTCACGGCCAGCCACGTGCCCGGCTGCGGCTCCCCGATCCGCTCGTCTATGCCGACAAAGAAGTTGACGACGCCACGGTGTGGGACCATCACGCCCTTTGGCCTGCCGGTGGAGCCTGACGTGTAGATCACATAGGCCAGATGGTCGGGCGTCGCGGCGCTGGCGACCGGTGCGGCGCTCGATCGGGCGATCGTCGGCCAATCGGTATCCACACAGACAACCTGCGCCTGATGATCGGGCAGGTCCAGCAGCAGATTGCGCTGCGTCAGCAGCACCGGAGCCGCCGAGTCCGCCACCATGAAGCTCAGCCGGTCGGCGGGGTAGCTCGGATCGAGCGGCAGATACGCGCCGCCCGCTTTGAGAATGCCGAGCAGACCCACCACCAGATCGAGCGAGCGCTCCATGAAGACGCCGACGCACACGTCCGGCCCGACGCCCAGCGATTGGAGGTAGCGCGCAAGCTGATTCGAGCGCCGATCCAGCTCGGCGTAGGCGATCTGCTGATCCTCGAAGACCGCCGCGATCGCGTCGGGGGTGCGCGCCGCCTGCTCGGCAAACAGCGTGTGGATGCAGGCATCGTGCGGATACTCGCGTGCTGTCGCGTTCCAGTCGATCAGCACCTGATGCTCCTCGCCCGGCGTCAGCAGCGAGAGGCTGGCGAGCGGCTGCGCTGGCTGCGCGGCGATCTCGGTCAGAAGCGTCTGGAAGTGACCGATCAGCCGCGTGATCGTCTCCGGCTCGAACAGATCGGTGCTGTACTCCAGCGCTCCGGTCAGGCCGTGCGGCCCTTCCGCCATCGTCAGCGTCAGATCAAACCGGGTGGTCGTGCGCGCAATCGCCAGCGGCTTGAACAGCAGCCCAGGCATCTCAACCGGGTCCATCGGCGCGTTTTGCAGCACGAACATCACCTGGAAGATCGCGTGGCGGCTCAGGTCGCGCTCCGGCTGCACGGCATCCACGATCTGCTCAAAGGGCAGATCCTGGTGGGCATACGCGCCGAGCGCCGTCGCGCGCACGCGCTGAAGCGCCTCGCGGAAGGTCGTCGCGCCCGTGAGGTCGGTACGCAGCACGAGGGTGTTGATGAAGTAGCCGATCAGGCGCTCGACCTCGCCGCGCGTGCGGTTGGCGATCGGCGTGCCGACCGCGATGTCGTCCTGGCCGCTGTAGCGGCTCAGCAACACCTGCCAGGCCGTCAGCAGCGTCATGAACAGCGTCGCGCCCTCCCGGCGGCTGATCGCCTTCAGGGTTTCGCCGAGCGCCTGTGGTAGCGCAAACTCCTGAACCGCGCCCCGCAGCGTGGCAACCGGCGGACGCGGATAATCGGTGGGCATCTGGAGCGTCGGCACGGGGGTGCCCTCTGGGCCTAGCTGCTGCTTCCAGTAGTCGAGCTGCGCCGATAGGACATCGCCCTGAAGCCAGTTACGCTGCCAGGCCGCGTAGTCGGCGTACTGAATTGGCAGCTCCGGCAGCGGGCTGGGCGAGCCGGTAGCGAAGGCCCGGTAAAGCACGGTCATCTCGCGCATAAACACGCCCATCGACCAGCCATCGGAGACGATGTGATGCATGTTCAGCAGCAGCACGTGCTCGGTTGGGCCGAGATGCAGCAGCGTTGCGCGGAGCAGTGGCCCGCTCTGGAGATCGAAGGGCCGCTCCGCCTCCTCGGAGGCCATCTGGATCGCCTCGCCCAGACGCTCCTCAGGCGGTAAGAAGTCGAGGCCGATCTGCGGCAGCGGCAGCGGCTCGACCGGGCCGATAAGCTGGATCGGCTGTCCCAGGTCGCCGCCCTGCGCGAAAACCGTCCGCAGCGACTCGTGACGACGGACGATCTCGCTCAAGCTCTGCTCCAGCGCCGCGACATCAAGCGTGCCCTCGAAGTGGAGCGCCGTCGAGATGTTGTAGGCCGCGCTTTCGGGCTGAAGCTGATCGAAGAACCAGAGCCGCTGCTGCGCGAATGAAAGCACCAGCGGCGTGCCGTCGCGCGGCACCGGCTGGATCGGGGGAGCGATCAGCTCTGGCGCTTCAAAGCGCGCGCTGGCGATACGCTCGGACAATCCGGCGACGGTCGGCGCTTCAAAGAGCGCGCGCAGCGGCAGATCGACCTGACAGACCTCGCGGATGCGTGAGATGACCTGTGTCGCCATCAGCGAGTGGCCGCCCAGCTCGAAAAAGCTGTCATGCACGCCGACGCGCTCGACATGCAGCACCTCGGCCCAGATCTGCGCCAGCATCTCCTCGATGGGCGTGCGTGGCGCGACATATGCGTCGCCAAGATCGGGACGGAGCTGATCCGGCGCTGGCAGCGCGCGGCGATTGACCTTGCCGCTCGGCGTCAATGGCAGCGCATCGAGGAAGACGAACGCGCTCGGCACCATGTAGTCGGGCAGCCGCTGCCCCAGGAACTGGCGCAGTTCCTGGGAAGAACCAAGACGCGGGGTGCCCTCTGGGCATGGCTCCCGTTCTTGGTTCTCTACAACATAGCCTACCAGCCGCTTGTGGCCGCTCTCCTCACGCGCGACGACGATGGCCTCTCGGACCGCGGGATGCTGCGCCAGCACGGCCTCGATCTCGCCGACCTCGATGCGGTAGCCGCGCACCTTGACCTGCTGGTCGCGCCGCCCGACATAGTCGATCGCGCCATTCTCCTGGTAGCGTCCCAGGTCGCCGGTGCGGTAGAGTCGTCCGCCGGGGGTTGGGCCGAACGGATCGGGCACGAAGCGCTCCGCCGTCAGATCGGGACGATCGAGATAGCCGCGCGCCAGCGCCGTCCCGCCGATGTAGATTTCACCGACGACGCCGACCGGCACCGGCTGGCCCGCGCTGTTGAGCAGCCAGATTCGGGCGTTCGCGATCGGCGTGCCGATCGGTGGGAGCGGCGGCCACGCGGTGGGCGCTCCTGTGAGCGTCCATGCCGTCACGACATGGCTTTCGGTCGGGCCATAGTGGTTATGCAGCGTACACTCAGGAGTGGTAGCCAGCCAGCGGGCCAGCGCGGGTGTGATCTGCAACTGTTCGCCTGCGGTGATAATCTCGCGCATATGCCGCAGGCCCTTTGCCTCCTGCGCCTGCTCGGCAAGATGCTGAAGCGCGACGAACGGCACGAACAGCCGCTCCACCGCCGCGCTATCCAGCTCGTCGAGCAGAGCCAGGGTATCGCGCCGCAGCTCTTCTGAGATCAGCACGAGCGTACCGCCGGTGCTCCAGGTCGAGAAGATCTCCTGGTACGACACGTCGAAGCTCAGCGGCGCGAATTGCAGGGTGCGGCGCGCGCCGGGGATCGTCGTCTGCTGCCAGTCCAGCAAGTTTACCAGCGGACGATGCGGCATGCCCACGCCTTTTGGCTGTCCGGTGGAGCCTGAGGTATAGATCACACACGCCAGATGATCGGGCGTGACCGGCGACCCGGGCGACTCGGTGGGCGACTGGGCGATCGTCGGCCAGTCGGCATCGAGACAGATCACCTGTGTCTGGTGCCGGGTACCCTCTGGGTGCAGATGCTCTTGTAGATGCTGCTGAGTCAGCAGGATCGGAACGCGCGCATCGGCCAGCATAAAGGCCAGGCGCTCGCGCGGATAGGCCGGATCGAGCGGCGTGCATGCGCCGCCCGCCTTGAGGATACCCAGCACGCCGACCATCGCGTCAATCGAGCGCTCGACGCAGAGGCCGACGCGGACATCCGGCCCCACGCCGCGCGCCTGCAAGGTGTGCGCGAGCTGATTGGCGCGGCTGTTCAATTCCGCGTAGCTCAGACGCTCGCCGCCAAAGACCACCGCATCGCGATCCGGCGTCCGCGCTGCCTGGGCTGCGACAAGCTGATGCAGGCAGGCATCCGCTGGATACGGCGCGGCGGTTGTGTTCCAATCGTGCTGCTGCTGGCGCTCCTCAGGCGTCAGCAGCACAAGATCGGCAAGGCGCTGCTGGGGCTGCGCAGCAATCTGAGCCAGCACGATCTCCAGATGGCCCAGCATCCGCTCGATCGTCGCGTCGTCGAAGCGCTGCCGATCGTAATTCAGACGCATCGCGCCCATGCCCGCCATGAGGTTGAGGGGATAGTTCGTGCGTTCCACGGCCTGCATTTTGCCGAAGGCCAGGCTGGGCCGAGCGCCGTTCCCTGTATCACTCCCTCGGCCTGCGGCTGTGGCCGGATAGTTCTCGAAGACCAGCAGGCTCTCGAAGAGCGGCTGCCCGCGCGGCACGTCGCTCCAGCCCTGGATCTGCACCAGGGGGCTGTACTCGTACTGGCGGAGCTCGGCCTGCTGCGCCTGGACCTGCTTGAGCCAGTCGAGCAGCGTCATCTCAGGCCGGATCTGAATGCGTACCGGCAGTGTGTTGATGAACAGGCCGATCATGCTCTCGACGCCTGGCAGCTCGGCGGGTCGCCCGGAGACAGTCGCGCCGAAGACCACATCCGGCTCGCCGCTGTAGTGGCTCAGCAGGATCGCCCACGCGCCCTGCATCACGGTGTTCATCGTCAGGCCGTGCTGGCGGGCGAGCGCCTGGAGCGTGGTCGCCCGCTCGATCGGAAGCAGGCGCTCCACCTCGCGATAATCGCCGGGTCCGGCATCCGGTCCCAGCGCGCGATCGACGCCAAGGGGGGTGGGCGAGGTGAAGCCTGCCAGAAATTGCCGCCAGAAGCGCTCGGCCTGCGCGAGGTCTTGCTGCTGCAACCAGGTGATGTAGTCGCGGTAGGGCCGGGGTCGCGGCAGTGGCGCTTCGCGTCCCTGGAGCGCCGCCTCGTAGAGGACAAAGACCTCGTTCAGCACCAGCGGCAGCGACCAGCCATCCATCAGCATATGGTGCTGGCTCCACACGAACTGGTAGGTGTCGTCGGCGACGCGGAAGAGGGCCAGGCGCATCAGCGGTGCGTGGGCCAGATCGAAGCCGCGCTGTCGATCGGCGTCGAGAAACGCTTTCAGCCGGGCCTGCTGCTCGTCCGCCGACAGATCGCGCCAGTCGGCTAGCTCCCAGGGCAGATCGACGCGGCGATGAACAACCTGCACCGGCGTCTTAATGCCTTCCCAGACAAACGTGCTGCGGAAGATCGAGTGGCGCTGGGCAACCTGCTCCCACGCGCGCTGAAAGGCAGCGACATTCAGCGTGCTCTGCACGGGAATGATCAGCTGCTCGACGTACATACCTGAGCCATCGTCGTACAGCGTATGGAAGAGCATGCCCTGCTGCATTGGCGAGAGGGGATAAAAGCTTTCAATGTCCTTTTTTATCGTCATTTAGGCAACTCCCAAAGATTTCGAGATGGCTGCGGTAATATCGTCGAGATCGGTCTGATCCCACTGATATTCTGCAAAGTCCGAAGGCGTGAACCCGCCGGAGTCGGGTGAGAGACAGTGCGCAATGAGCGCGCGTAGTGATGCCATATAGTCCTGAGTGAGCCGCTCAATCGTGGCTTGCTCATGGATTGCCGTGCTAAACGTCCAGCCAACCAACAGTTGACCGCCGCTGATAAAACAGGTGATCTCGATCAGATGGGCGCGCTGGCCCTCAGGATCTTGCTCAGGGCCGATCGGCTCCCGAACAGGCGTAAAGAGTCCTTTTTGCGGCACGCCCTGATCGATCTGGCCCAGGTAGTTGAAGTTGACCTCTACCGGCGCGTGATCGCGGAGCGGCGCGGTTTCCTGACTCTGGTTGAGATAGCGCAGGAGGCCGTAGCCGATGCCGCGCTGCGGGATCTGGCGCAACTGCTCCTTGATCGCCTTGAGCTGCTCGCCCAGCCCGGCCCGCCCGTCGGTTTCCAGCAGTACTGGATAGAGCGCGGTAAACCAGCCCACCGTGCGCGCGAGGTCGACCTCGGCGAAGAGGTCTTCGCGCCCGTGGCCTTCCAGCGCGACCCGCACCGCATTGCCACTCCAGCGCGTGAGCGTTTGGGCCAGCGCCGTCAGCAGCACGTCGATGATCTGCGTCTGGTACGCCTGCGGCACCTCGTGCAGCAGTGATGCTGTCTGCGCTGCCTCAAGCTGGATCATCAGGTTGCGCGTTGAGGCAAACGTGTTCGCGCCGCCGGGGAAATCGACGGGCAGCGGCGGGAGCGCGCGCTGAACGACGCGCAGCCAGGAGGGCAACTCGGCCAGCAGCGTCGGCGACGTGGCATACGCCACCAGCCGTGCGGCCCATTGCTGGAACGCGGTGGTCTTGGGCGGCAGCGCGAGCGGCTGCGCCTGCGCGAGCTGGCGATAGGCGGTTTCGAGGTCGGCGAGCAGCACCGACCACGAGACGGCATCCACCGCCAGGTGATGCCCCACCAGCAGCAGCCGGTCGGGCTGCGCGTGGCCGCGCTGGACGAGCGCGGCGCGCAGCAGCGGGCCGTGGGCGAGGTGCAGCGACCGCTGGACAGCACTGGCGGCCTCCGCGAGCGCCTGGGGCTGCTCGGCCAGCGGCACGGCGCGCAGGTCGATGGTGGTCAGCAGCGGGGTTTCGTCCGGCGCGGCCTGATATTGCCGCCAGCCGGTCGTCGTTGCCTCCAGCCGCAGCCGCAGCGCAT belongs to Herpetosiphonaceae bacterium and includes:
- a CDS encoding amino acid adenylation domain-containing protein, coding for MTIKKDIESFYPLSPMQQGMLFHTLYDDGSGMYVEQLIIPVQSTLNVAAFQRAWEQVAQRHSIFRSTFVWEGIKTPVQVVHRRVDLPWELADWRDLSADEQQARLKAFLDADRQRGFDLAHAPLMRLALFRVADDTYQFVWSQHHMLMDGWSLPLVLNEVFVLYEAALQGREAPLPRPRPYRDYITWLQQQDLAQAERFWRQFLAGFTSPTPLGVDRALGPDAGPGDYREVERLLPIERATTLQALARQHGLTMNTVMQGAWAILLSHYSGEPDVVFGATVSGRPAELPGVESMIGLFINTLPVRIQIRPEMTLLDWLKQVQAQQAELRQYEYSPLVQIQGWSDVPRGQPLFESLLVFENYPATAAGRGSDTGNGARPSLAFGKMQAVERTNYPLNLMAGMGAMRLNYDRQRFDDATIERMLGHLEIVLAQIAAQPQQRLADLVLLTPEERQQQHDWNTTAAPYPADACLHQLVAAQAARTPDRDAVVFGGERLSYAELNSRANQLAHTLQARGVGPDVRVGLCVERSIDAMVGVLGILKAGGACTPLDPAYPRERLAFMLADARVPILLTQQHLQEHLHPEGTRHQTQVICLDADWPTIAQSPTESPGSPVTPDHLACVIYTSGSTGQPKGVGMPHRPLVNLLDWQQTTIPGARRTLQFAPLSFDVSYQEIFSTWSTGGTLVLISEELRRDTLALLDELDSAAVERLFVPFVALQHLAEQAQEAKGLRHMREIITAGEQLQITPALARWLATTPECTLHNHYGPTESHVVTAWTLTGAPTAWPPLPPIGTPIANARIWLLNSAGQPVPVGVVGEIYIGGTALARGYLDRPDLTAERFVPDPFGPTPGGRLYRTGDLGRYQENGAIDYVGRRDQQVKVRGYRIEVGEIEAVLAQHPAVREAIVVAREESGHKRLVGYVVENQEREPCPEGTPRLGSSQELRQFLGQRLPDYMVPSAFVFLDALPLTPSGKVNRRALPAPDQLRPDLGDAYVAPRTPIEEMLAQIWAEVLHVERVGVHDSFFELGGHSLMATQVISRIREVCQVDLPLRALFEAPTVAGLSERIASARFEAPELIAPPIQPVPRDGTPLVLSFAQQRLWFFDQLQPESAAYNISTALHFEGTLDVAALEQSLSEIVRRHESLRTVFAQGGDLGQPIQLIGPVEPLPLPQIGLDFLPPEERLGEAIQMASEEAERPFDLQSGPLLRATLLHLGPTEHVLLLNMHHIVSDGWSMGVFMREMTVLYRAFATGSPSPLPELPIQYADYAAWQRNWLQGDVLSAQLDYWKQQLGPEGTPVPTLQMPTDYPRPPVATLRGAVQEFALPQALGETLKAISRREGATLFMTLLTAWQVLLSRYSGQDDIAVGTPIANRTRGEVERLIGYFINTLVLRTDLTGATTFREALQRVRATALGAYAHQDLPFEQIVDAVQPERDLSRHAIFQVMFVLQNAPMDPVEMPGLLFKPLAIARTTTRFDLTLTMAEGPHGLTGALEYSTDLFEPETITRLIGHFQTLLTEIAAQPAQPLASLSLLTPGEEHQVLIDWNATAREYPHDACIHTLFAEQAARTPDAIAAVFEDQQIAYAELDRRSNQLARYLQSLGVGPDVCVGVFMERSLDLVVGLLGILKAGGAYLPLDPSYPADRLSFMVADSAAPVLLTQRNLLLDLPDHQAQVVCVDTDWPTIARSSAAPVASAATPDHLAYVIYTSGSTGRPKGVMVPHRGVVNFFVGIDERIGEPQPGTWLAVTSISFDISVLELFWTLTRGFQVVVQREADYSQAQSSAHADKPMQFSLFYFASDDRADTRTQYRLLMEGAKFADRHGFTAVWTPERHFHAFGGLYPNPSVTSAAIAAITERVQIRAGSVVLPLHNPIRVAEEWSVVDNLSNGRVGISFASGWHADDFVFAPERFTTRKQAMLEQIETVRKLWRGEAVPFKGGAGNQVDIRVSPRPVQADLPMWLTASGAPETFKTAGALGVGVLTHLLGQTVEGLAEKIALYRAAWREHGHPGDGHVTLMLHTFVGKDLDVVRETVREPFTNYLRTSLDLIGNLARSMGRDPQAEDFSEDDMTALLDHAFDRYFETSSLMGTPDICLQMVDRLKGIGVDEVACLIDFGVEVQTVIDSFDYLMLLQERSNRYARATADYSVLAQLSRHGISHMQCTPSMANMLLLDPEALTAMASLRKLMLGGEALPLALADQLTRALDAELHNMYGPTETTIWSTTQQVERGSTAISIGRPIANTEIYILDRYLQPTAIGIPGDLYIGGDGLVRGYLNRPELTAERFIPNPFGGRPHGAPGTRLYKTGDLARYRANGTIEYLGRVDTQVKIRGYRIEVGEIEAVLGEHPAVREAVVVARDDATSADSSAKRLVAYVVPHETMPAMNELRSFLEARLPGYMVPALIMALDALPLTPNGKVDRSALPAPDQLRPDLETDFVAPQTPIEQMLANIWADVLQVGEVGVTDNFFSLGGNSLLATLLVSRMREAFQVDLPVRMLFEAPTIAGLSQRIVQARTSDSSLLPPPIRPVPRDGALPLSFAQQRLWFINRLQPDNPAYNEPTAIRVSGPFDFAAMEHTINTIIRRHEALRTTFTIQNGEPVQIIAAPQPQPLPLIDLQGIPEAEREAEARRVAREEAHRLFDLERGPLFRVTLLRISPEDHVILLMLHHIISDGWSNSVIIQELKTLYNAEVKGEPVTLPDLPVQYADYAVWQRDWLQGEVVEAHLSYWRQQLADVPPLHLPIDHPRPPIASFEGAVEHFVLSQPLRQALNTISRREGVTLFMTMLAAFQTLLARYTGQDDVAVGTPTAGRNMRETEGMIGFFINTLVLRTDLSGNPSFRETLQRVREVALGAYTHQDLPFEQIVDAVQPERDMSRQPLFQAMFALQNAPAAALELQDLTISPIPIEHTSTKFDLDLSLIETEQGMVGSLHYSTDLFEATTIRRMLAHFTTLLEGIAANPDHRLAALPLVTESERQQL
- a CDS encoding condensation domain-containing protein, producing TPIQHHFLAQALPNPHHFNQAMLLDAGEPLDPSALEAALQAVLRHHDALRLRLEATTTGWRQYQAAPDETPLLTTIDLRAVPLAEQPQALAEAASAVQRSLHLAHGPLLRAALVQRGHAQPDRLLLVGHHLAVDAVSWSVLLADLETAYRQLAQAQPLALPPKTTAFQQWAARLVAYATSPTLLAELPSWLRVVQRALPPLPVDFPGGANTFASTRNLMIQLEAAQTASLLHEVPQAYQTQIIDVLLTALAQTLTRWSGNAVRVALEGHGREDLFAEVDLARTVGWFTALYPVLLETDGRAGLGEQLKAIKEQLRQIPQRGIGYGLLRYLNQSQETAPLRDHAPVEVNFNYLGQIDQGVPQKGLFTPVREPIGPEQDPEGQRAHLIEITCFISGGQLLVGWTFSTAIHEQATIERLTQDYMASLRALIAHCLSPDSGGFTPSDFAEYQWDQTDLDDITAAISKSLGVA